One genomic segment of Verrucomicrobiota bacterium includes these proteins:
- a CDS encoding ABC transporter permease — protein sequence MNSSFANIWTISKRELAGYFASPVAYVFIVIFLLLTGFFTFMVGGFFERGEASLAMSFFVWHPWLYLFLVPAVGMRLWSEERRLGTIELLLTMPITAWQAILGKFLASWLFLALALALTFPVVMTVNYLGNPDNGVIFAGYVGSLMLAGAYLAIGCMTSAMTRNQVISFIVSVVICLFLILAGWPPVTRMLEIISESPRLVEIVAAFSVMTHFDALQRGVLDTNDLIFFASMIVFSLFTTSVIIRGHRAG from the coding sequence ATGAATTCATCATTCGCTAACATCTGGACGATCTCCAAGCGGGAGCTGGCTGGCTACTTTGCCTCGCCGGTGGCTTACGTGTTCATCGTGATCTTTCTGCTGCTGACCGGTTTCTTCACGTTCATGGTCGGCGGCTTTTTCGAGCGCGGCGAGGCCTCGTTGGCCATGTCGTTCTTCGTCTGGCATCCGTGGCTTTACTTGTTCCTCGTGCCGGCGGTGGGGATGCGGTTGTGGTCCGAGGAACGAAGGCTGGGGACGATCGAGCTTCTCCTCACCATGCCGATCACGGCCTGGCAGGCGATCCTCGGAAAATTCCTCGCTTCGTGGTTGTTCCTGGCTCTGGCCTTGGCGCTGACCTTCCCGGTTGTGATGACCGTGAATTATCTGGGCAACCCAGACAACGGCGTCATTTTTGCCGGCTACGTCGGGAGCCTGATGCTGGCCGGCGCTTATCTGGCGATCGGCTGCATGACCTCGGCGATGACGAGAAATCAGGTGATCAGTTTCATCGTCTCGGTGGTCATTTGCCTGTTTCTGATCCTGGCCGGATGGCCGCCCGTGACGCGCATGCTGGAGATCATTTCCGAAAGCCCGCGCCTCGTTGAGATCGTTGCCGCCTTCAGCGTCATGACGCACTTCGACGCGCTGCAGCGGGGGGTTCTCGACACGAACGATTTGATCTTTTTCGCCTCGATGATCGTGTTTTCGCTGTTCACGACGAGCGTCATTATTCGCGGGCATCGGGCGGGCTGA